In a single window of the Burkholderia contaminans genome:
- a CDS encoding lysozyme inhibitor LprI family protein yields the protein MTLQNRSNARGQTAFPASDAARTPLRSIVAAALLTLLPLAAHAAGFDCAKAASPTEKAICANAALSKLDGDLAVAWKQALGKGGDTAALKAAQLKWLKQRDRCGGDEQCLGDRYRERLASLNGKPLAADRWQQTWYMTSDNPSFGGVLTFTGTAPRLHFELSGNNGANTGGLDGDIVLHGDSGTYRQDKCRLDFERKGGRIGITQHGADVDCGAGSGVFYGGQYVTASQFQAKPAADLLSLKVVDDATQNATAHKLLGADYQTLVDNVNYSADEKDLDGLNAHVASYWVRGIATTNAAIVMRRGNDLWIGLLVFDAKNDVRMRYYTNVPAWKKRVPKTIQAWHDNLDKTLPVDVMQ from the coding sequence ATGACCCTCCAGAACCGATCGAATGCGCGCGGGCAAACCGCGTTTCCCGCCAGTGACGCAGCGCGCACGCCACTGCGATCCATCGTGGCGGCTGCACTGTTGACGCTGCTGCCGCTCGCCGCGCATGCCGCGGGCTTCGACTGCGCGAAAGCCGCGTCGCCAACCGAGAAGGCAATCTGCGCGAACGCCGCGCTGTCGAAGCTCGACGGCGATCTGGCGGTGGCATGGAAGCAGGCGCTCGGAAAAGGCGGTGACACGGCCGCGCTGAAAGCCGCGCAGTTGAAATGGCTCAAGCAGCGCGACCGGTGCGGCGGCGACGAGCAGTGCCTCGGCGACCGCTACCGCGAACGGCTCGCGAGCCTGAACGGCAAGCCGCTGGCCGCCGACCGCTGGCAGCAGACGTGGTACATGACGAGCGACAACCCGTCGTTCGGCGGCGTGCTGACGTTCACCGGCACGGCGCCGCGCCTGCATTTCGAGCTGAGCGGCAACAACGGCGCGAATACGGGCGGGCTCGATGGCGACATCGTGCTGCACGGCGACAGCGGCACCTATCGCCAGGACAAATGCCGGCTCGATTTCGAACGGAAGGGCGGGCGTATCGGCATCACGCAACACGGCGCGGATGTCGATTGCGGTGCGGGCTCGGGAGTTTTCTACGGCGGCCAGTATGTGACCGCGTCGCAGTTCCAGGCCAAACCGGCGGCCGACCTGCTGAGCCTCAAGGTCGTCGACGACGCGACGCAGAACGCGACCGCGCACAAACTGCTCGGCGCCGATTACCAGACGCTCGTCGACAACGTCAATTACAGCGCCGACGAAAAGGATCTCGACGGGCTGAACGCGCATGTGGCGTCGTACTGGGTGCGCGGCATCGCGACGACGAATGCGGCGATCGTGATGCGCCGCGGTAACGACCTGTGGATCGGGCTGCTCGTGTTCGACGCGAAGAACGATGTCCGGATGCGCTATTACACGAACGTGCCGGCGTGGAAGAAGCGCGTGCCGAAGACCATCCAGGCGTGGCACGACAATCTCGACAAGACGCTGCCGGTCGACGTGATGCAGTGA
- a CDS encoding Fic family protein, translating to MSGDYTYIWESADWPAWRFDLPALATPLADVSRAQGMLAGRLADVGLALRDEASLAALTEDVVKTSAIEGESLNVASVRSSIARRLGVDIGALAPVDRHVEGVVDMVLDATTHAAAPVTDARLFGWHAALFPTGYSGMSRITVGGWRTDATGPMQVVSGPIGRQRVHFEAPPAARVASEIGRFLAWLNAAPAEPLLIRAGLAHLWFVTLHPFDDGNGRIARALGDLVLARADRSPQRFYSLSAQIQRERNAYYDVLERTQRGSLDVTEWLAWFLTALGRAIDHAHTTLDAVLVKARFWQRCAGLAMNERQVKVMNRLLDGFEGKLTSTKWAALAKCSQDTALRDITELVEHGVLRRSSSGGRSTSYELAPVDG from the coding sequence ATGAGCGGAGATTACACCTACATCTGGGAGTCGGCCGACTGGCCCGCGTGGCGCTTCGACCTCCCCGCACTGGCGACGCCCCTCGCCGACGTCAGCCGTGCGCAAGGCATGCTGGCCGGGCGGCTGGCGGACGTCGGCCTGGCGTTGCGCGACGAGGCCAGCCTCGCCGCGCTGACGGAAGATGTCGTCAAGACGAGCGCCATCGAGGGCGAAAGCCTGAACGTCGCGTCGGTCCGGTCGTCGATCGCGCGCCGGCTCGGCGTCGATATCGGCGCGCTGGCGCCGGTCGATCGTCATGTCGAGGGCGTGGTCGACATGGTGCTGGACGCGACGACCCATGCGGCGGCGCCGGTCACGGACGCCCGTCTGTTCGGGTGGCATGCGGCGCTGTTCCCGACCGGCTACTCGGGGATGTCGCGGATCACGGTCGGCGGCTGGCGCACGGACGCGACGGGGCCGATGCAGGTCGTGTCCGGGCCGATCGGCCGGCAGCGCGTGCATTTCGAGGCGCCGCCCGCCGCGCGCGTCGCCAGCGAGATCGGGCGCTTTCTCGCGTGGCTCAATGCCGCACCGGCCGAGCCCTTGCTGATCCGCGCCGGCCTTGCCCATCTGTGGTTCGTCACGCTCCATCCGTTCGACGACGGCAACGGCCGGATTGCGCGTGCGCTCGGGGATCTGGTCCTCGCGCGCGCCGACCGCAGCCCGCAGCGTTTCTACAGCCTGTCGGCGCAGATCCAGCGCGAGCGCAACGCGTATTACGACGTGCTGGAGCGGACGCAACGCGGTTCGCTCGACGTCACGGAATGGCTCGCGTGGTTCCTGACCGCGCTCGGCAGGGCCATCGATCACGCGCACACGACGCTCGACGCGGTGCTGGTCAAGGCGCGCTTCTGGCAGCGCTGCGCGGGCCTCGCGATGAACGAACGCCAGGTGAAGGTCATGAATCGCCTGCTCGACGGCTTCGAGGGGAAGCTGACTTCCACCAAGTGGGCGGCGCTCGCGAAATGCTCGCAAGACACCGCGCTGCGGGACATCACCGAACTCGTCGAGCACGGTGTGCTGCGCCGCTCGTCGTCCGGTGGGCGGAGCACGAGTTACGAGCTGGCGCCGGTCGACGGCTGA